The Arabidopsis thaliana chromosome 5, partial sequence genomic interval ATTTGTCAAACAATTTCTTGACAGGCCATTTTCCAGAAGAAGTTGGAAAGTTAGAACTTCTTGTTGGACTAGGTGCTTCGTACAACAAATTATCAGGAAAGATGCCACAAGCTATAGGGGGTTGTCTTTCGATGGAATTTCTCTTTATGCAAGGAAATTCGTTTGACGGAGCCATTCCAGATATAAGCCGGTTGGTAAGCCTAAAGAATGTTGACTTCTCCAACAACAATCTCTCTGGCCGGATACCTCGATATCTGGCCAGTCTTCCTTCGCTGCGAAATCTGAATCTTTCTATGAACAAGTTTGAGGGAAGGGTGCCAACAACAGGAGTGTTTCGAAATGCTACAGcagtttctgtttttggtaaCACAAATATTTGCGGAGGCGTCCGAGAAATGCAACTAAAGCCATGCATTGTACAGGCATCTCCAAGGAAGAGAAAGCCTCTGTCAGTTAGAAAGAAAGTTGTCAGTGGTATTTGTATAGGTATAGCTTCGCTTTTGTTAATCATAATTGTGGCTTCTCTGTGTTGGTTcatgaagaggaaaaagaaaaacaatgccAGTGATGGTAACCCATCTGATTCTACTACTTTGGGGATGTTCCATGAGAAGGTAAGTTATGAAGAGCTTCATAGTGCAACAAGTCGCTTCTCTTCAACCAATTTGATTGGTTCAGGCAATTTCGGTAATGTGTTTAAAGGATTGCTTGGCCCTGAGAATAAACTCGTCGCGGTTAAAGTTTTGAACCTCCTAAAGCATGGAGCGACGAAAAGCTTTATGGCGGAATGTGAAACCTTCAAGGGTATACGACATCGTAACCTTGTAAAACTGATAACGGTTTGTTCAAGCCTTGATTCCGAGGGAAATGATTTCAGAGCTCTGGTCTATGAGTTCATGCCAAAAGGAAGTCTGGATATGTGGCTGCAGCTAGAAGATCTGGAAAGGGTAAACGATCACTCGAGATCTTTAACACCCGCAGAGAAACTCAACATAGCAATAGATGTGGCTTCAGCTTTGGAGTATCTGCACGTTCATTGTCATGACCCTGTAGCTCACTGTGATATTAAGCCAAGCAACATTCTTCTAGACGATGATCTGACTGCTCATGTTAGTGACTTTGGTTTGGCTCAGCTCCTCTATAAATACGATCGAGAATCCTTTCTAAACCAGTTTAGTTCTGCTGGTGTCAGAGGCACCATTGGCTATGCCGCGCCAGGTTAATAAACATCTATATGCAAAAAGTATTGTTTAACAAAAGAGTTATCCAACCTCATTGtgtgttgtttctttgaaatatgtGCAGAGTATGGAATGGGAGGCCAACCATCAATACAAGGAGATGTGTACAGCTTCGGAATTCTACTTTTGGAGATGTTTAGTGGAAAGAAACCAACAGATGAATCATTTGCAGGCGATTATAACCTCCACAGCTACACAAAGTCTATATTATCGGGTTGCACGAGCAGTGGAGGCAGCAACGCCATTGATGAGGGGTTGAGACTGGTTTTGCAGGTGGGGATAAAGTGTTCTGAAGAATATCCGAGGGATAGGATGAGAACGGATGAAGCAGTACGAGAATTAATCTCAATAAGATCTAAGTTCTTCAGTTCCAAGACGACTATTACAGAGAGTCCTCGAGATGCTCCGCAAAGTTCTCCTCAGGAATGGATGTTAAATACGGACATGCATACTATGTAGACCCTTCTCAACTACTTATGGGGACACAGTAAAAGTGTATTTGCGTGTGCATCATCGAAACAGAACAAATGTTGGGAGGAGGAGAGACTACTAGTTATAATAAgagaataaattaaaatctatcTCTGCTgtagcctttttttttttgttgtgggTGAAAATGATTATGATCACATATATATGGTCGTTGAATATCCTTTTTCATTTCACTTTTGATACACGTTAAAGTTCTCTGTGTCCATAAAGATTGGAGAAACCTTGTTTGAAAATGTTCACTAGTAGCAAAACTTACTTAACAAAATTCACTCATTAGAAGACAAATCACATTAATTAACACCgagaaaaatgttattttatacctgaactttcaaaaagtgGCCAAATTAACCgtgaatttttgaaatgatCGTTTTATACCTCAACAAAAAGTTGACTTCTAATTTAACCTATAAGTTATCGTTGACCCGGCCAAATCGACTCACCATTAACACTTCTTAACAGCTCTCCTAACAGCGTAACTAACAACTGTTTTTGTCCTTAAACCAACAATAACGGCTGTTAGGCCATGTTTTGTAACGGCTGTTAGGAACGCTGTTAAGGAGTGTTAACGGTGAGTATATTTGGCCGGGTCAACGACAAATTATAGGTCAAATTAGAAGTCAACGATAAATTATAGGTTAAATTAGAAGTCAACTTTTTGTTGAGGTATAAAACGACCATTTCAAAAGTTCACGGTTAATTTGgccattttttgaaagttcaggtattaaataacatttttcccAATTAACATCCATAATGTGACTGCTCATTCTTCTTTTACAGATAACACTTATTGTTTCGTTTCAGTTCTGCGATTGGACATTGCTCTGTTATTGTATTCTGGACTACTTCTAGAAACATTcaatacaacaacaaaaaagtctCTTTAAGaaacacatgaaaaatataagatgTGCAACCTATATAAATAGTGAAAACAAATTCTAGTTCATTCATTACAATTTCCCAAAACGAGTATAAGAACTCGCCCAAACCAACAAATAAGTAATTGACTAAAACAATACTCTCCTCCCCTCTCTGGGCAGGACAGCATCAAACACACCTAAAGCCATTCTatgacaaaaccaaaatggcAAACAAATAACCCCTGTGAGTTTCCATAACTACACAGGGATGCAAAGAATGAAATAAACTCGGCCTCTCCACAAATACAAAGGCCGGAGACTGAAccccaaaacaaagaagaagaaagaatggaAACcgaaaagaagataatatacACAAAATGCCCATAGGAATGCAGCGGCTCACACGatgtatttatgtatatgCGGTAGATGCAATCGTATTTGATGGACCATACCGAGTTCTCCGAGGGCAGTTACGATGTACTGCCTTCTTTACGTGTGAGCAAGAATCCGAAACCCGAGTTTTCACGGATTAGTTGAGGAGGTTCAATGTCATTTACATCCACTTGTTGCATGGACTTTGATATATCCTCCACCGTGAATGGAATGCTGCgttttgattgatttctcAGGTTAGTTAAGAAATAAGAATGGTACAAAGAGATTGACAACATATCATAATCAGGTTACCTCGAGTCATCGTCCAAAAGGAAGGAGCTGCTTACGGCATTGTTCGAGTCCTCTGTCATCATAACCCTCATGTTTGCAATAACCTATGTTTTTGGAAAGAACACAATTAGTACCATATCTACACAAAAGAAGAACGCTTAGTTATTTACAAGCGAAACATACATCTGAAGAAACACTATGGGTGCCATATTTGTCATCCCAGTACATTGTGCTGATTCTGTATAGCTGTTGTATACTTAGCACCTGAACCAGAAAAGCAACTTCAATTATCATCTCATGGCAAAATAATTTAACACGAGCTAAACACAGCTTTAACTGAGTAGAATAGACTAAATACCGGACAGAGTTCTCTTGTAATTTCGTCTAAGGtcttttttggcttttgatgAATAACCTGAACAAAGAGTCAAAACAAGCAACGTTCACGTAAGTACAATGTAACGGGAGTGCATAAAAGGAGTGGCATAGTATCGACTAAGAATTTTACCAAGAAGCCAACAGCCTGCCTGATATGCCTCAACTCATCCCAAGCTGAGCCAGCATACTGTACgaaaatgaaacaacaattccatttcaaaagataaaaaaaatattcaaatgatTTAGAGGTAAAGCGTGACAAAATCTCGGCTTACTTCATCGGTAGCCTCTATACACCACTGCTCTAATTCAGCCAAAC includes:
- the EFR gene encoding EF-TU receptor; the encoded protein is MKLSFSLVFNALTLLLQVCIFAQARFSNETDMQALLEFKSQVSENNKREVLASWNHSSPFCNWIGVTCGRRRERVISLNLGGFKLTGVISPSIGNLSFLRLLNLADNSFGSTIPQKVGRLFRLQYLNMSYNLLEGRIPSSLSNCSRLSTVDLSSNHLGHGVPSELGSLSKLAILDLSKNNLTGNFPASLGNLTSLQKLDFAYNQMRGEIPDEVARLTQMVFFQIALNSFSGGFPPALYNISSLESLSLADNSFSGNLRADFGYLLPNLRRLLLGTNQFTGAIPKTLANISSLERFDISSNYLSGSIPLSFGKLRNLWWLGIRNNSLGNNSSSGLEFIGAVANCTQLEYLDVGYNRLGGELPASIANLSTTLTSLFLGQNLISGTIPHDIGNLVSLQELSLETNMLSGELPVSFGKLLNLQVVDLYSNAISGEIPSYFGNMTRLQKLHLNSNSFHGRIPQSLGRCRYLLDLWMDTNRLNGTIPQEILQIPSLAYIDLSNNFLTGHFPEEVGKLELLVGLGASYNKLSGKMPQAIGGCLSMEFLFMQGNSFDGAIPDISRLVSLKNVDFSNNNLSGRIPRYLASLPSLRNLNLSMNKFEGRVPTTGVFRNATAVSVFGNTNICGGVREMQLKPCIVQASPRKRKPLSVRKKVVSGICIGIASLLLIIIVASLCWFMKRKKKNNASDGNPSDSTTLGMFHEKVSYEELHSATSRFSSTNLIGSGNFGNVFKGLLGPENKLVAVKVLNLLKHGATKSFMAECETFKGIRHRNLVKLITVCSSLDSEGNDFRALVYEFMPKGSLDMWLQLEDLERVNDHSRSLTPAEKLNIAIDVASALEYLHVHCHDPVAHCDIKPSNILLDDDLTAHVSDFGLAQLLYKYDRESFLNQFSSAGVRGTIGYAAPEYGMGGQPSIQGDVYSFGILLLEMFSGKKPTDESFAGDYNLHSYTKSILSGCTSSGGSNAIDEGLRLVLQVGIKCSEEYPRDRMRTDEAVRELISIRSKFFSSKTTITESPRDAPQSSPQEWMLNTDMHTM